Proteins found in one Neurospora crassa OR74A linkage group II, whole genome shotgun sequence genomic segment:
- the bli-4 gene encoding bli-4 protein, with amino-acid sequence MSTKLCQRIARTATLSPTSLVPRSSRLIPIVSSAAVRPSSAIPTRRPFSTTESRYLANVQAGMDKIRDAIAENFGGPAHNIGTTSFSLDDTPDLSGKVAVITGGSEGIGYGVAYTLIKHNLSKLFILSRKREVFDGALASIASELGQDKADRVHWIQCNLEDWAQTAVVAEQIKKDTDRLDILVNNSGRGIMTAGLTSYGVDKHMATNHMGHVVLTSHLLPLLQKTAEETGETVRISNQSSNLHSAAPKGTQFKSLEEINEDVGPNGQYGRSKLAGILYARYFDREVTRKMEGSKGRVVMNATHPGFVSTKQSVKDIHEPYPISGFAISHLAEPFKKDQFEGAVPTVYAVTMANEGGQWICAPAKAEAGTDLAQSDELADNLMELTRKIISEKTWPKSVAKGCPMDDVVVHV; translated from the exons ATGTCGACCAAACTTTGTCAACGCATTGCACGCACTGCAACTTTGTCACCGACTTCTCTAGTTCCTCGATCCAGCAGACTTATACCCATTGTATCATCAGCTGCTGTACGACCATCATCCGCCATCCCAACCAGACGACCCTTCTCGACAACTGAATCCCGCTACCTCGCCAACGTACAAGCCGGTATGGACAAGATACGA GACGCCATCGCCGAAAACTTCGGCGGCCCCGCCCACAACATCGGCACCACATCCTTCTCCCTCGACGACACCCCCGACCTGTCCGGCAAAGTGGCCGTCATCACCGGCGGCTCCGAAGGCATCGGCTACGGCGTCGCCTACACCCTCATCAAACACAACCTCTCCAAACTGTTCATCCTCTCGCGCAAGCGCGAGGTCTTTGACGGCGCACTAGCTTCCATCGCGTCCGAGCTCGGGCAAGACAAGGCCGATCGCGTGCACTGGATCCAGTGCAACCTAGAAGACTGGGCGCAAACCGCCGTGGTAGCCGAGCAAATCAAAAAGGACACGGACCGACTCGATATCCTGGTGAATAATTCGGGAAGGGGCATCATGACGGCCGGACTGACGAGCTACGGGGTGGATAAGCACATGGCGACGAATCACATGGGTCATGTGGTTTTGACGAGCCATTTGCTGCCGCTTTTGCAAAAGACGGCCGAAGAAACGGGCGAGACGGTGCGCATCAGTAATCAGAGTTCCAACTTGCATAGTGCGGCGCCCAAGGGGACGCAGTTCAAGAGCCTGGAGGAGATTAATGAGGATGTGGGGCCGAATGGACAGTATGGACGGAGCAAGTTGGCGGGGATTTTGTATGCGAGGTATTTTGATAGGGAGgtgacgaggaagatggagggcAGTAAAgggagggtggtgatgaaTGCGACGCATCCGGGGTTTGTGTCGACGAAGCAGAGTGTGAAGGATATTCATGAGCC ataCCCCATCAGCGGATTCGCCATATCCCACCTCGCGGAACCGTTCAAGAAGGACCAGTTTGAGGGCGCGGTGCCGACGGTGTACGCCGTCACCATGGCCAACGAGGGCGGTCAGTGGATTTGCGCGCCGGCCAAGGCGGAGGCGGGCACTGACCTTGCGCAGAGCGACGAGTTGGCGGATAACTTGATGGAGTTGACGAGGAAGATTATTAGTGAGAAGACGTGGCCCAAGTCGGTTGCGAAGGGATGTCCGATGGATGATGTGGTTGTGCATGTTTAA